A window of Castanea sativa cultivar Marrone di Chiusa Pesio chromosome 1, ASM4071231v1 contains these coding sequences:
- the LOC142636182 gene encoding uncharacterized protein LOC142636182 — protein sequence MKNPLGWFYRDSHGQRVHLQPDFNMVLDSRQYNLPDTSEVAAIIVGDLNTENCERDIIVGNQSSGLQRIYGSHLSYMALQYPLLFPYGEDRYRSDIPYKNFDGTRSKKRESITMREYYASRLQQRSHEGNTLLLGGRLFQQFIVDAYTSIEEERLQWVRQNQLKLRSELYGGLKDAVLRGDTNPKTIGKRII from the exons atgaagaACCCATTGGGATGGTTCTATAGAGATTCTCATGGTCAGCGTGTGCATCTACAGCCTGACTTTAATATGGTTCTAG ATTCTAGACAATATAACTTGCCTGATACTTCTGAAGTTGCTGCTATTATTGTTGGAGATTTAAATACCGAAAATTGTGAAAGGGATATTATTGTTGGAAACCAAAGTTCAGGATTGCAGCGTATATATGGGAGTCATTTGAGCTATATGGCTTTACAATATCCATTGCTTTTCCCTTATGGCGAGGATCGGTATAGGTCTGATATAccttataagaattttgatGGAACAAGATCTAAAAAAagagaatcaataacaatgaggGAATACTATGCTTCTAGACTTCAACAACGATCTCATGAGGGTAACACATTGTTGCTTGGTGGAAGGCTTTTTCAACAATTCATAGTCGATGCCTATACTTCCATTGAAGAGGAAAGATTACAATGGGTAAGACAAAACCAACTGAAATTAAGATCTGAACTATATGGTGGGCTTAAAGATGCTGTGCTTCGTGGTGATACAAATCCAAAAACAATAGGAAAGCGGATAATCTAA
- the LOC142636188 gene encoding uncharacterized protein LOC142636188 — protein sequence MAQNYQDAVAICRKVGYLDLFMTFTCNPKWFEITQYLEFIEGQNVEDRPDIITRVFKINLDELLHDLRHESHFGRVIAIVYTIKFQKRGLSHAHILLFLDSKDKCPSPADIDSILTTEIPDPHEDPIAYEDVKQFMMHESCGYANPRSPCMVNDKCTKHFPTKIYEETTIVEEGFPIYRRRNDGKTIVKIGITLDNRYVVPYNVDSLVKYQSQLNVE from the coding sequence ATGGCTCAGAACTATCAAGATGCAGTGGCTATATGTAGAAAGGTGGGATATCTAGATCTGTTTATGACATTTACTTGCAATCCAAAATGGTTTGAAATCACTCAGTACTTGGAATTTATAGAAGGCCAGAATGTTGAGGACCGACCAGATATTATAACAagggtttttaaaataaatttggatGAATTATTACATGATTTGAGGCATGAATCCCATTTTGGAAGAGTCATTGCAATAGTATAcacaatcaaatttcaaaaaagagGACTTTCGCATGCACATATTCTCCTTTTCTTGGATTCAAAAGATAAGTGCCCAAGTCCAGCAGACATAGATAGTATTCTCACAACAGAAATACCAGATCCACATGAAGATCCAATTGCTTATGAAGATGTAAAACAGTTTATGATGCATGAGTCATGTGGATATGCAAACCCAAGATCACCCTGTATGGTTAATGATAAATGTACAAAACATTTtccaacaaaaatttatgaagaGACAACTATCGTTGAAGAAGGTTTCCCCATTTATAGAAGAAGAAATGATGGGAAAACAATAGTAAAAATTGGAATTACTTTGGATAATCGGTATGTTGTGCCATATAATGTAGACTCACTAGTAAAGTACCAGTCACAATTGAATGTGGAGTGA
- the LOC142622500 gene encoding uncharacterized protein LOC142622500 isoform X1, producing MPATDADFDLRSPPPSAFTTGEYAFADVGNLDHCSKYLNQTLVTYGFPASLDLFANDPVSIARTCNCIYSLLQQRQRDVEFRDSANEQRQRLLSDISRLEAKVERLEAQIQAKDREIATITRTEAKATAAFKAQIEKLQQERDEFQRMVIGNQQVRTQQIHEMKKKEKEYIKLQERLNQVLMEKKKESRSGMEIMNLLQKEGRQRGTWNGKKADNDFYKKIVDAYEAKNQELMAENTDLRALLRSMQVDMRDFINAPNGLSKQSLAANERVDTDPSQSPLGGKTDVFDLPFHMARDQIEESLRNKMASIKERMGQLQDAQKDAEVTSEATERELELEAQLVEARSIIQEQASIMSKHLAKSERPRDSIISSPAEGVRN from the exons ATGCCAGCGACTGACGCAGACTTCGATCTTAGA TCACCTCCTCCTTCTGCCTTCACAACCGG AGAGTACGCATTTGCTGATGTTGGAAACTTGGACCACTGCTCAAAGTACTTGAACCAAACGCTTGTTACGTATGGATTTCCGGCTTCGCTCGATCTCTTCGCCAATGATCCG gtttcGATCGCGAGGACTTGCAATTGTATATACTCGTTGCTTCAGCAGAGGCAGCGCGATGTTGAATTCAGAGACTCTGCTAACGAGCAAAGACAGCG GCTACTATCAGATATATCAAGATTAGAGGCTAAGGTTGAGAGGCTTGAGGCACAGATACAAGCCAAAGATAGGGAGATAGCAACCATTACACGAACG GAAGCCAAAGCCACGGCAGCTTTTAAGGCCCAGATTGAAAAGTTACAGCAGGAGCGAGATGAGTTCCAAAGAATGGTAATTGGTAATCAG CAAGTGAGGACTCAACAGATAcatgagatgaagaaaaaagaaaaagagtataTAAAGTTGCAG GAAAGGCTAAATCAAGTGTTGatggagaaaaagaaggaaTCAAGATCAGGCATGGAGATAATGAATTTGCTTCAG AAAGAAGGGCGACAACGTGGAACATGGAATGGGAAAAAGGCTGACAATGATTTCTATAAAAAGATT GTGGATGCGTATGAGGCAAAAAATCAGGAATTGATGGCGGAGAATACTGATTTAAGGGCATTACTGCGATCAATGCAG GTGGATATGCGTGATTTTATAAATGCTCCTAATGGGTTGTCCAAGCAATCTTTGGCTGCCAATGAAAGAGTTGATACTGACCCCTCGCAGTCCCCATTAGGAGGGAAGACG GATGTCTTTGACCTGCCTTTTCACATGGCTAGAGATCAAATAGAGGAAAGCCTCCGAAATAAGATGGCTTCCATAAAG GAGCGTATGGGTCAATTGCAAGATGCACAAAAAGATGCAGAAGTTACTTCTGAAGCAACTGAAAGGGAGCTTGAACTTGAAGCTCAACTTGTTGAGGCAAGGAGCATAATTCAGGAGCAG GCATCCATAATGTCTAAACATCTTGCTAAGTCTGAGAGGCCAAG GGATTCTATCATTTCATCACCTGCTGAG GGAGTAAGAAATTGA
- the LOC142622500 gene encoding uncharacterized protein LOC142622500 isoform X2, with translation MPATDADFDLRSPPPSAFTTGEYAFADVGNLDHCSKYLNQTLVTYGFPASLDLFANDPVSIARTCNCIYSLLQQRQRDVEFRDSANEQRQRLLSDISRLEAKVERLEAQIQAKDREIATITRTEAKATAAFKAQIEKLQQERDEFQRMVIGNQQVRTQQIHEMKKKEKEYIKLQERLNQVLMEKKKESRSGMEIMNLLQKEGRQRGTWNGKKADNDFYKKIVDAYEAKNQELMAENTDLRALLRSMQVDMRDFINAPNGLSKQSLAANERVDTDPSQSPLGGKTDVFDLPFHMARDQIEESLRNKMASIKERMGQLQDAQKDAEVTSEATERELELEAQLVEARSIIQEQASIMSKHLAKSERPRE, from the exons ATGCCAGCGACTGACGCAGACTTCGATCTTAGA TCACCTCCTCCTTCTGCCTTCACAACCGG AGAGTACGCATTTGCTGATGTTGGAAACTTGGACCACTGCTCAAAGTACTTGAACCAAACGCTTGTTACGTATGGATTTCCGGCTTCGCTCGATCTCTTCGCCAATGATCCG gtttcGATCGCGAGGACTTGCAATTGTATATACTCGTTGCTTCAGCAGAGGCAGCGCGATGTTGAATTCAGAGACTCTGCTAACGAGCAAAGACAGCG GCTACTATCAGATATATCAAGATTAGAGGCTAAGGTTGAGAGGCTTGAGGCACAGATACAAGCCAAAGATAGGGAGATAGCAACCATTACACGAACG GAAGCCAAAGCCACGGCAGCTTTTAAGGCCCAGATTGAAAAGTTACAGCAGGAGCGAGATGAGTTCCAAAGAATGGTAATTGGTAATCAG CAAGTGAGGACTCAACAGATAcatgagatgaagaaaaaagaaaaagagtataTAAAGTTGCAG GAAAGGCTAAATCAAGTGTTGatggagaaaaagaaggaaTCAAGATCAGGCATGGAGATAATGAATTTGCTTCAG AAAGAAGGGCGACAACGTGGAACATGGAATGGGAAAAAGGCTGACAATGATTTCTATAAAAAGATT GTGGATGCGTATGAGGCAAAAAATCAGGAATTGATGGCGGAGAATACTGATTTAAGGGCATTACTGCGATCAATGCAG GTGGATATGCGTGATTTTATAAATGCTCCTAATGGGTTGTCCAAGCAATCTTTGGCTGCCAATGAAAGAGTTGATACTGACCCCTCGCAGTCCCCATTAGGAGGGAAGACG GATGTCTTTGACCTGCCTTTTCACATGGCTAGAGATCAAATAGAGGAAAGCCTCCGAAATAAGATGGCTTCCATAAAG GAGCGTATGGGTCAATTGCAAGATGCACAAAAAGATGCAGAAGTTACTTCTGAAGCAACTGAAAGGGAGCTTGAACTTGAAGCTCAACTTGTTGAGGCAAGGAGCATAATTCAGGAGCAG GCATCCATAATGTCTAAACATCTTGCTAAGTCTGAGAGGCCAAG GGAGTAA